A stretch of the Photobacterium sp. CCB-ST2H9 genome encodes the following:
- a CDS encoding TolC family protein, with the protein MAAETTALPVKAVSQPVSLPTFIALALSNDASQKRLSAQSDALRETAIASATQMDPKLKVGVGGLPVDSFQFDEDPMTNISVGLMQQFARGDSLTLEARKVRQQAEGVDWQRQVRQREVANSLTQLWLELGYQQQAERLLRENQRLMSELAGYIQTNYSVGQNEAQDLLQAQLQVSKLDDKIQANQQMQRKLRAQMSEWLGSAWLSETTAFTASNSLNWQDLDTLLRSQPQPNQYYALLNQHPMVKVADTAIAASETQADIAGEAYQPQFGVEVMYAYRQAKNMKGEPASDLLSAYLTVDLPLFTDNRQDHQHAAAQYQIGAAKSQKDLLLAQMNARANALIADRVNQQERFTRYQSRLLPQAQERTKAVERGYQNNTAQFSDVISAASDVLALEIEMARLTTDLNQTSSNLAFLLGGPALRAIAPSLMTPGLSD; encoded by the coding sequence ATGGCAGCGGAGACGACAGCACTGCCTGTGAAGGCGGTCTCTCAGCCCGTTTCATTACCCACATTCATCGCACTGGCACTCAGCAATGATGCCAGTCAGAAACGCCTTTCCGCGCAGTCTGATGCGTTGCGGGAAACGGCGATTGCCAGTGCCACCCAGATGGACCCGAAACTGAAAGTGGGTGTCGGCGGGTTGCCTGTCGACAGTTTTCAGTTTGACGAAGACCCCATGACGAATATCTCCGTCGGGCTGATGCAACAGTTTGCCCGGGGAGATTCCCTGACACTCGAGGCCCGAAAAGTGCGCCAGCAGGCAGAAGGTGTCGACTGGCAGCGTCAGGTCAGACAGCGCGAAGTCGCGAACAGTCTGACCCAGTTATGGCTGGAGCTGGGCTATCAGCAGCAGGCCGAACGGTTGTTGCGGGAAAACCAGCGGCTGATGTCAGAGCTGGCCGGCTATATTCAGACCAATTATTCGGTGGGTCAGAATGAAGCGCAGGACTTGCTGCAGGCACAGCTTCAGGTCAGCAAACTGGACGATAAAATTCAGGCCAACCAGCAGATGCAGCGAAAACTGCGTGCCCAGATGTCGGAGTGGCTGGGATCAGCATGGTTATCAGAAACCACCGCGTTCACTGCCAGTAACAGCCTGAACTGGCAGGATCTGGATACCTTACTGCGTTCTCAACCGCAGCCGAATCAGTATTATGCACTGCTCAATCAGCATCCGATGGTGAAGGTGGCCGACACTGCCATTGCAGCCAGTGAGACGCAGGCCGACATTGCCGGAGAAGCCTATCAGCCTCAGTTTGGGGTTGAAGTCATGTATGCCTACCGACAGGCAAAAAACATGAAAGGTGAACCGGCATCTGATTTGCTCAGCGCGTATCTCACTGTCGATTTACCTTTGTTTACTGACAATCGACAGGATCATCAGCATGCCGCGGCCCAGTATCAGATTGGTGCGGCCAAATCACAGAAAGATCTTCTCCTCGCGCAGATGAACGCCAGAGCGAATGCGCTGATTGCCGATCGGGTGAATCAGCAGGAAAGGTTCACCCGCTATCAGTCCCGCTTATTGCCGCAGGCACAAGAACGGACCAAAGCGGTGGAGCGGGGCTATCAGAACAATACCGCGCAATTTAGCGATGTGATTTCCGCAGCCAGTGATGTGCTGGCGCTGGAAATTGAGATGGCCCGTTTAACCACCGACCTGAACCAGACCAGCAGTAATCTGGCATTTTTGCTGGGTGGACCGGCATTGCGGGCGATTGCGCCGTCGCTGATGACCCCTGGTCTCTCAGACTGA
- a CDS encoding efflux RND transporter periplasmic adaptor subunit: MKTMTITVLALLIGSGLGYLGSQTLNQHAMAVNASETKQSGKKEPLYWVAPMDPNYKRDQPGKSPMGMDLIPVYEEDAGSTQNKPGTVRIDPSVENNLGVKTEQAKVQPLSPRIETVGYIAFDERHLWQTNVRVSGWVEKLYINAVGEQVKQGDVLFTLYSPALVKAQEELLNAYRTKRDGLITGAFERLVALGVDKAQIREIARSGKAVQTVKIKAPANGVIATLNVREGAYLSPAQAVISAGPLNTVWVDAEVFERQAHWIRQGSQASMRLDAIPGKSWQGKVDYVYPILDPKTRTLRMRLTFDNAAGALKPNMFANITLEPVTEDAVLTIPASAVIRSGGMARVVLAEGEGKYRSARIEIGREANGSVEVRQGLTSQDRVVTSAHFLLDSESSQRADLSRINGVEAAQESVWATGEITEVMAGHRMLTINHQPVPEWNWPGMVMNFTLADTLAMSDLKAGQALDFEIAKTEAGQYQIMDYKVKDQALVSEVWVTGDISMLMADFGMITLSYPAVPAWSWQPGEMNFTVGDDIDLSAFSEGQTVRFLIARDGGEYTLRQLEKAGGEQ; encoded by the coding sequence ATGAAAACAATGACAATCACCGTACTGGCACTCCTGATCGGCAGCGGTCTGGGCTATCTGGGCAGCCAGACACTGAATCAGCACGCCATGGCCGTGAATGCCAGCGAGACAAAACAGTCCGGTAAAAAAGAACCCCTGTACTGGGTGGCACCGATGGACCCGAACTACAAGCGTGATCAGCCGGGAAAGTCTCCGATGGGGATGGATCTGATTCCGGTGTACGAAGAGGACGCGGGTAGCACGCAAAACAAGCCGGGTACCGTCCGGATTGATCCGTCGGTTGAAAACAATCTGGGCGTGAAAACAGAGCAGGCCAAGGTGCAGCCGCTGTCCCCCCGGATTGAAACCGTGGGGTATATCGCCTTTGATGAGCGTCATCTGTGGCAGACCAATGTCCGGGTCAGCGGCTGGGTTGAAAAGCTGTATATCAATGCGGTTGGTGAGCAGGTTAAGCAGGGGGATGTGCTGTTCACCCTGTATTCTCCGGCGCTGGTGAAAGCGCAGGAAGAATTGCTCAATGCTTACCGGACCAAGCGGGATGGCCTGATCACAGGGGCGTTTGAACGACTGGTCGCTTTGGGCGTCGATAAAGCACAGATCCGGGAAATTGCCCGCAGCGGGAAAGCGGTTCAGACGGTGAAAATCAAAGCACCGGCCAATGGGGTGATTGCCACACTGAATGTCCGGGAAGGTGCATATCTGTCACCGGCACAGGCCGTGATCAGTGCCGGTCCGCTGAATACCGTCTGGGTGGATGCGGAAGTGTTTGAACGTCAGGCCCACTGGATCCGTCAGGGCAGTCAGGCCAGCATGCGACTGGATGCCATTCCCGGAAAAAGCTGGCAGGGCAAAGTGGATTATGTCTATCCGATCCTCGATCCCAAGACGCGAACACTCAGAATGCGTTTGACCTTCGATAATGCCGCCGGTGCGCTGAAGCCGAACATGTTTGCCAACATTACGCTGGAACCGGTGACGGAGGATGCCGTATTGACGATCCCGGCTTCTGCGGTGATTCGTTCTGGCGGGATGGCCCGTGTGGTGCTTGCAGAAGGCGAAGGCAAATATCGTTCCGCACGCATTGAGATCGGCCGTGAAGCCAACGGCAGTGTTGAGGTCAGACAGGGACTGACATCGCAGGACCGTGTGGTGACTTCAGCGCATTTCCTGCTGGATTCGGAATCCAGCCAGCGTGCGGATCTGTCGCGGATCAACGGGGTTGAAGCTGCGCAGGAAAGTGTCTGGGCAACCGGAGAAATTACGGAAGTGATGGCCGGACACCGGATGCTGACCATTAATCACCAGCCGGTCCCTGAATGGAACTGGCCGGGTATGGTGATGAATTTTACCCTGGCAGACACGCTGGCGATGTCGGATCTGAAAGCGGGACAGGCATTGGATTTCGAGATTGCCAAAACCGAAGCGGGCCAGTACCAGATCATGGATTACAAGGTGAAGGATCAGGCACTCGTCAGTGAAGTCTGGGTGACAGGTGATATCTCTATGCTGATGGCAGACTTCGGTATGATTACACTGTCTTATCCGGCTGTTCCGGCGTGGTCGTGGCAACCGGGTGAAATGAACTTCACCGTTGGTGATGACATTGACCTGTCCGCTTTTTCAGAAGGTCAGACCGTCCGGTTTCTGATCGCCCGCGATGGCGGTGAATACACCCTGAGGCAGTTAGAAAAAGCAGGGGGTGAGCAATGA